A region from the Chitinophaga sp. Cy-1792 genome encodes:
- a CDS encoding TolC family protein, translated as MKIFMNVKIYCVALLCLAATTGKLFAQQPADSFSLHKAIDRTLAHYPTLKAKAATVQAGQASLTDVKHNWYPNLKLHEQLDLGTDNSIYGSYFTLGMIPSTSGGIREENTSQAMSGNIAMAEMQWEIYNFGAYRTQKDAAKSALRVNSADMANEANQLTAAIIQDYLELLRLEQLRKIQQDNINRTAEIQRAVNAIVKHGLKPGVDSAVAAAELSRARLNLIDVNSQYNRVRIEIASFTGMDTTGIIPDTINETRLLALLNEYLPEKQQMADSLGSHPLLQYYNAQYLNQLANAQVTRKSNLPKVSLMAAGWMRGSSGEYNDYFNKNLWSGLGYSRSNYLVGLGITYNLTDIKHTRERVAVQQYKAQAAEQEMETARTRLQQSLDQAQSDMAISEQRLEEIPAQLNAARAAATQKTALYKAGLTNIIEVTNALFLLNRAETDLVQARDIAWKALFRAAYAGNSIQQLLPELN; from the coding sequence ATGAAGATATTTATGAACGTGAAGATTTACTGTGTGGCATTGCTATGCCTTGCAGCAACCACTGGTAAACTCTTCGCTCAACAGCCGGCGGATTCATTTTCGCTGCATAAAGCTATAGACCGGACACTGGCACATTATCCCACGCTAAAAGCAAAAGCAGCAACAGTACAGGCCGGACAGGCAAGCCTGACAGACGTCAAACATAACTGGTACCCAAACCTGAAACTCCATGAGCAACTGGACCTGGGTACCGACAACAGTATATATGGCTCGTATTTCACCCTGGGAATGATCCCATCCACCTCAGGAGGTATACGTGAAGAGAATACCAGCCAGGCCATGAGCGGTAATATCGCCATGGCAGAAATGCAATGGGAGATCTATAACTTCGGCGCCTACCGCACCCAGAAAGATGCAGCAAAGTCTGCCCTGCGTGTCAACTCCGCAGATATGGCCAATGAAGCCAACCAGCTCACCGCAGCCATCATTCAGGATTATCTTGAACTGCTACGACTGGAACAGCTGCGCAAAATCCAGCAGGATAATATCAACAGAACAGCCGAAATCCAGCGGGCAGTAAATGCCATCGTTAAACATGGTCTGAAACCTGGGGTAGATAGTGCGGTTGCGGCTGCTGAACTCTCCCGCGCACGACTGAACCTGATTGATGTAAACAGTCAGTATAACCGCGTACGCATCGAAATAGCCAGCTTCACAGGAATGGATACCACCGGCATCATTCCTGATACCATCAATGAAACCAGGCTGCTGGCACTACTCAATGAATACCTGCCGGAAAAACAACAGATGGCAGATAGTCTGGGTAGTCATCCGTTGCTGCAATACTATAATGCACAATACCTCAATCAGCTGGCCAATGCACAGGTAACAAGGAAAAGCAACCTGCCAAAGGTAAGTCTGATGGCAGCAGGCTGGATGCGCGGTTCCAGCGGTGAATACAATGATTACTTTAATAAAAATCTCTGGAGCGGATTAGGCTACAGCAGGTCCAACTATCTCGTAGGCCTGGGTATCACCTATAATCTGACCGATATAAAACATACCCGCGAACGTGTAGCTGTACAGCAATACAAAGCCCAAGCCGCCGAACAGGAAATGGAAACGGCCCGTACAAGACTGCAGCAATCGCTCGACCAGGCACAATCCGATATGGCCATTTCAGAACAACGCCTAGAGGAAATTCCCGCGCAACTCAATGCTGCAAGGGCAGCGGCTACGCAAAAAACAGCCTTGTATAAAGCCGGATTAACAAACATCATTGAAGTAACTAACGCACTGTTCCTGCTCAACAGAGCAGAAACAGACCTGGTGCAAGCCAGGGATATTGCCTGGAAAGCCTTGTTCAGAGCTGCTTACGCAGGTAATAGTATTCAACAGTTATTACCTGAGCTGAACTAG
- a CDS encoding aldo/keto reductase has protein sequence MKKRKLGQSELEVAPLAFGGNVFGWSADEKTSFALLDEFIAQGFNLVDTADVYSRWVPGNSGGESETIIGKWMKARGNREKVVVATKVGADFGEGINVSKKYILKHVEDSLKRLQTDFIDLYQTHYDNEGTPVEETLEAYAQLVKEGKVRAIGASNMTAARLLASLRASESHGYPRYETFQPEYNLYDREKYEQQYADICVKADIAVINYYSLASGFLSGKYRNEGDVSKSSARGKKALSYLNTRGLKILDALDTVSKKHATTPSAISLAWLLTRPAIAAPIASATNIEQLHELTSGVQLQLDKEDIDLLNRASAY, from the coding sequence ATGAAAAAACGTAAACTCGGACAATCGGAACTGGAAGTGGCGCCATTGGCTTTTGGCGGTAACGTATTTGGATGGTCAGCAGATGAAAAGACTTCTTTCGCGCTGCTGGATGAATTTATAGCGCAGGGTTTTAATTTAGTGGACACCGCTGATGTATACTCGCGCTGGGTGCCGGGCAACAGCGGTGGTGAGTCGGAAACCATCATTGGTAAATGGATGAAGGCACGCGGCAATCGTGAAAAGGTAGTTGTTGCCACTAAGGTGGGTGCCGACTTTGGGGAAGGCATCAATGTGAGCAAAAAATATATACTGAAACATGTTGAAGATTCGCTGAAGCGTCTGCAAACGGATTTTATTGATCTCTACCAGACGCATTATGATAATGAAGGTACACCTGTGGAAGAAACACTGGAAGCATATGCGCAGCTGGTAAAGGAAGGAAAGGTACGAGCCATCGGCGCTTCCAATATGACGGCAGCAAGGCTGCTGGCGAGTTTAAGGGCTAGTGAGTCGCACGGCTATCCGAGATATGAAACGTTTCAGCCCGAATACAATTTGTATGACAGGGAAAAATATGAACAACAATATGCAGACATCTGCGTTAAAGCAGATATTGCTGTGATTAATTATTATTCTCTTGCCAGCGGTTTCCTGAGTGGAAAGTACAGAAATGAGGGGGATGTAAGCAAGAGCAGTGCCCGCGGTAAGAAAGCCCTGTCCTACCTGAATACGCGTGGCCTGAAGATACTCGATGCGCTGGATACAGTATCAAAAAAACATGCAACTACACCATCCGCTATATCACTTGCCTGGCTGTTGACAAGGCCTGCTATTGCAGCGCCGATTGCCAGTGCCACCAATATTGAACAGCTGCACGAACTGACCAGTGGTGTCCAGTTGCAGTTAGATAAAGAAGATATTGATTTGCTGAACAGAGCGAGTGCGTATTAA
- a CDS encoding outer membrane beta-barrel protein, whose product MKRPILLSALALSLAVTSAVQAQDSKSTTPPHSKFYLKAAGGYFFSITPGQFPNVGPYPPQDLHTQYNPANANPLDTLSRKVLTGSYGQGVRGGLSVGYNINKYIAVEATFNYFHSAKNLMTNNLTTVVSTNKVLGSITSHGYVNAIDFAPSFVFSPGLEKINPYVRFGLVLPLWGRLYIETDAFQLSNPPAGAPLPPGTLIQTEIHRKEEVKPSITIGMQGALGVSFNISPRFDIFVEAEYRNVPVKSKSKEVTKYSEVNTAVNGSTGAVITQISTRGLGDLSNAERNTDYVTTLDQNSNTPIGQTGTVVHYKNDNAPANDLKSYINIGGLGANAGIKFRL is encoded by the coding sequence ATGAAACGACCTATCCTGTTATCAGCCCTGGCTTTGTCATTGGCTGTTACAAGTGCCGTACAGGCGCAGGACTCAAAATCTACCACACCTCCCCATTCCAAATTTTATCTCAAAGCAGCAGGAGGTTATTTCTTTAGTATTACCCCCGGTCAGTTTCCCAATGTTGGCCCATATCCTCCACAGGACCTGCATACGCAGTATAACCCGGCGAATGCAAATCCACTGGATACCCTCAGCAGGAAAGTGTTGACAGGTTCTTATGGTCAGGGCGTTCGCGGCGGACTTTCCGTTGGTTACAATATCAACAAATACATCGCCGTGGAAGCAACATTCAATTATTTCCACAGCGCCAAAAACCTCATGACCAATAACCTGACCACCGTGGTTAGTACCAATAAAGTATTGGGAAGTATTACTTCGCATGGCTATGTAAATGCCATCGACTTTGCTCCCAGCTTTGTTTTCAGCCCGGGGCTTGAAAAAATAAATCCCTACGTTCGCTTTGGTTTGGTGTTGCCGCTCTGGGGCAGACTGTATATCGAAACAGATGCCTTCCAGCTGTCCAACCCGCCTGCAGGTGCACCATTGCCTCCAGGTACCCTTATCCAGACGGAAATCCATCGTAAGGAAGAAGTTAAACCAAGTATCACCATCGGTATGCAGGGCGCCCTCGGTGTATCCTTCAACATTTCCCCACGCTTCGATATCTTCGTGGAAGCTGAATACAGAAACGTTCCTGTAAAAAGCAAGTCCAAAGAAGTTACCAAATACAGCGAAGTCAATACCGCTGTTAACGGAAGCACGGGCGCTGTTATCACCCAGATCAGCACCCGAGGCCTGGGCGACCTCAGCAATGCGGAAAGGAATACAGACTACGTCACTACGCTGGACCAGAACTCCAATACACCGATTGGACAAACAGGTACAGTGGTGCATTACAAAAATGACAACGCACCTGCCAATGACCTGAAATCATATATTAATATTGGTGGCCTTGGCGCCAACGCAGGTATCAAATTCAGACTCTGA
- a CDS encoding polymerase → MLRKLIAVALLTIVGTSASAQQDTVKNQQASLFGQSDTVLHKRSFFPLPVLTYSQEKGLEIGAAMLYSFYTDRKNPSAATRNSTINLIPGVTTKNQYKVDLKADIWTRDNIWHFRGSMRYQNFPLYFYGIGDTTHAADKSLLNNVRFRFQGEAERKVGSHFYVGATMSFQNDTYSSDDGKGIYNTMPLVGKTGGHVTFVGLTGIYDTRDNQNYTRKGTWLRLNTAFAPSFLSSEQLWKIEAQGKQFVSLSRKSTLGFNAFFNSLQGSQLPFYLLPEMGNDNLMRGYYSGRYRNQNYLAFQTEYRYLIDPKVRIKVWFVDLHPKFALAAFAGTGTVFANRDFHFDGFKPNYGGGIRYFYDENSRLTVRIDYGVGEKRPGEARQKGLYLSLAEAF, encoded by the coding sequence ATGCTAAGAAAACTCATTGCAGTGGCATTGCTTACAATAGTTGGGACCAGCGCCAGTGCACAGCAGGATACGGTAAAGAATCAGCAGGCATCACTGTTCGGTCAGTCTGATACGGTATTGCATAAACGTAGTTTTTTCCCGTTGCCGGTACTGACCTATTCCCAGGAGAAAGGATTGGAAATAGGAGCGGCGATGTTATATTCTTTTTATACAGATAGAAAGAATCCAAGCGCGGCCACGCGTAACTCTACCATCAACCTGATACCGGGTGTCACCACCAAAAATCAGTACAAGGTAGACCTGAAAGCCGACATCTGGACACGCGATAATATCTGGCATTTCAGAGGTAGTATGCGCTACCAGAATTTCCCCTTGTACTTCTATGGTATCGGTGATACGACGCATGCAGCAGATAAATCACTGCTGAACAATGTGCGTTTCCGCTTCCAGGGAGAGGCAGAAAGGAAGGTCGGTTCGCACTTCTATGTTGGGGCTACCATGTCGTTCCAGAACGATACTTACAGCAGCGATGACGGAAAGGGAATTTATAATACCATGCCGCTGGTGGGCAAAACCGGAGGGCATGTTACCTTCGTAGGTCTGACTGGTATTTATGATACCCGCGACAATCAGAACTATACCCGTAAAGGAACCTGGCTACGATTGAATACGGCTTTTGCGCCTTCCTTCCTCAGCTCAGAGCAACTGTGGAAAATAGAAGCACAGGGCAAACAGTTCGTTTCATTGTCCCGCAAGAGTACGCTGGGCTTCAATGCATTTTTCAACTCCCTGCAGGGAAGTCAGCTGCCATTCTATCTCTTACCCGAAATGGGAAATGATAACCTGATGCGCGGGTATTATTCCGGTCGCTACAGGAACCAGAATTATTTAGCATTCCAAACCGAATACCGTTACCTGATAGATCCAAAAGTCAGAATCAAGGTATGGTTTGTTGATCTGCATCCTAAGTTCGCACTGGCCGCCTTCGCCGGTACAGGCACTGTGTTTGCAAATAGGGATTTTCACTTCGATGGCTTCAAGCCTAACTATGGCGGCGGTATCCGATATTTCTACGATGAAAATTCCAGGCTCACTGTTCGTATAGACTATGGCGTAGGAGAGAAACGTCCGGGAGAAGCCCGTCAGAAAGGATTGTATCTGTCGCTGGCAGAAGCTTTCTAA
- a CDS encoding TCR/Tet family MFS transporter, whose amino-acid sequence MAVKKSAALGFIFVTLLIDVIGFGIIIPVMPKLIESLTGEGLSGASWYSGWLTFAYAITQFFMAPVIGGLSDAYGRRPVLLSCLAAFCLDYLFLAWAPNIGLLFVGRIIAGITGASMSTGAAYIADISTPEKRAQNFGMIGVAFGLGFIIGPGLGAQFSSFGPKGPFIAAAGLTLLNFLYGFFILPESLAPENRRPFELKRANPFGALKQLKKYPVISGLIFSLVLIYLANYAVQSTWSFFTMLKFNWTVKMVGNSLMFVGFLVALVQGGLIRVVIPRLGQKKSVILGLILYTIGLGLFGFAANGWEMFVYLVPYCLGGICGPSLQGIMSSAVPPNAQGELQGAMTGLVSLTMIVGPLMMNSIFTWFTKPSAPIYFPGAPFIAGAVLLVPSIILAAISFKKNHTPARL is encoded by the coding sequence ATGGCTGTCAAGAAATCAGCTGCACTGGGCTTCATCTTTGTTACCCTCCTGATCGATGTTATCGGTTTTGGTATCATTATACCGGTAATGCCTAAACTTATCGAGTCGCTCACTGGCGAAGGCCTTAGCGGCGCCTCCTGGTATTCCGGCTGGTTAACTTTTGCCTACGCCATTACACAGTTTTTTATGGCCCCGGTGATCGGTGGCCTCAGCGATGCCTACGGCAGACGTCCTGTTTTGCTGTCCTGCCTGGCTGCATTTTGCCTGGATTACCTGTTCCTGGCCTGGGCGCCTAATATTGGGTTACTGTTCGTTGGCCGTATCATTGCCGGCATCACAGGCGCAAGTATGAGTACCGGCGCGGCCTATATTGCTGATATCAGTACTCCGGAAAAACGCGCACAGAATTTTGGTATGATTGGCGTGGCCTTCGGGTTAGGGTTTATTATAGGCCCGGGACTGGGAGCACAATTCAGCTCCTTTGGGCCCAAAGGTCCATTTATAGCTGCTGCCGGATTAACCCTGCTGAATTTCCTTTATGGCTTCTTTATCTTACCGGAATCCCTTGCACCTGAAAACAGGCGTCCATTTGAGCTGAAGAGAGCAAACCCATTTGGTGCGCTCAAGCAGCTGAAAAAATACCCGGTAATTTCCGGACTGATTTTTTCGCTGGTGCTGATTTACCTGGCTAACTATGCTGTACAGTCCACCTGGTCTTTCTTTACCATGCTGAAATTTAACTGGACTGTTAAAATGGTGGGGAACTCCCTGATGTTTGTGGGTTTCCTGGTCGCACTGGTGCAGGGAGGTCTTATCCGTGTGGTTATTCCGCGTTTGGGACAGAAGAAATCTGTAATCCTTGGGTTGATCCTGTATACTATCGGATTAGGACTATTTGGCTTCGCCGCAAATGGCTGGGAAATGTTCGTATATCTGGTACCGTATTGCCTGGGTGGAATATGCGGCCCTAGCCTCCAGGGTATCATGAGCAGTGCCGTACCTCCAAATGCACAGGGTGAGCTGCAGGGTGCTATGACAGGGCTCGTGAGCCTGACCATGATCGTCGGCCCGCTGATGATGAACAGTATCTTCACCTGGTTTACCAAACCTTCCGCACCGATCTATTTTCCAGGCGCACCATTTATTGCCGGTGCTGTTTTGCTGGTGCCGAGTATTATACTGGCCGCTATCTCTTTTAAAAAGAATCATACGCCTGCAAGATTGTAA
- a CDS encoding tetratricopeptide repeat-containing sensor histidine kinase: MKKCLLIPLWLILLSPASEAQSAQPDSFEMELLHHSAKDTERVDILNKASRAFFTKDAQIAEKYANEALGLSAQLHYMNGRIWAQRNLALVENTRGHLDKQMQLTLSSLKLAESINDLHTLSILYNDMGNIFTEQNSPRDALPYLLRSLAIKKSLHEISEISKTLNNIGSAYLALHVLDSSLLFLHEAEAMKLAQNDRRGLAYTYENLGLVAMLQYRLEDALHYHQLSNECYREADNQLGMVKSSLNLAEVQTFMGDLINAEKNLQQAHAGNVVLKNVKNEMIYYKIRYELDSTRNDYRSALNNYKAYTERNMEFFNLEKSRQISRSQEKYEAEKKQKENILLKKEQQIHLATIQQQRMLVFSATLLFIILLVITFMLYRMFKKQKLLTRELNSKNQEVSLQNHIILEQNTTLESLNQVKDKIFSVISHDLRSPLAILEGLLFLLRDERITQEQFKFYSDELWRDVKNTSYMMDNMLQWASNQMKGIGVRADDFDILLLLNQEFELLQTLAKQKDVSLQHELSGSLMVYADPEMIRMVLRNLISNAIKFTPGGGKISVSARIDRTFAEVIVRDNGTGIPLENQHRIFSNIYYSTSGTQNEKGCGLGLHLSKDFVERNHGRIWFHSTPGNGSSFSFTVPLSDEADTNSRGYTVVIQDQGSNGMSIVK, translated from the coding sequence TTGAAAAAATGTTTACTGATTCCGCTGTGGCTGATACTGCTGTCACCTGCCAGCGAGGCACAATCAGCGCAGCCAGACAGCTTTGAAATGGAGCTGCTTCACCACTCAGCGAAGGATACGGAACGCGTAGATATTCTCAATAAAGCCTCCCGGGCCTTTTTTACCAAAGATGCACAGATAGCGGAAAAATACGCCAATGAGGCATTGGGCCTCAGCGCACAGCTCCATTATATGAACGGGCGCATCTGGGCACAGCGTAACCTGGCCCTCGTCGAAAATACCCGGGGCCACCTCGACAAACAGATGCAGCTGACCCTCAGCTCCCTGAAGCTCGCAGAAAGCATCAATGACCTGCATACCCTGAGCATCCTGTATAACGACATGGGGAACATCTTCACAGAACAAAACAGCCCCAGAGACGCCCTACCCTATCTTCTCCGGTCGCTCGCAATAAAAAAGAGCCTCCACGAAATTTCAGAAATCAGCAAGACACTTAATAATATAGGATCAGCCTACCTGGCTCTGCATGTACTGGATTCTTCCCTGCTATTCCTCCATGAAGCAGAGGCGATGAAGCTGGCGCAGAATGATCGCAGGGGACTGGCCTATACCTACGAAAACCTGGGGCTGGTGGCCATGTTGCAATACCGCCTGGAAGACGCGTTGCATTATCACCAGCTGTCCAACGAATGCTACCGAGAAGCCGACAACCAGCTGGGAATGGTTAAATCCAGTCTGAACCTCGCCGAGGTACAAACCTTCATGGGTGATCTCATCAATGCAGAAAAGAACCTGCAGCAGGCCCATGCCGGCAATGTGGTGCTGAAGAACGTGAAAAATGAGATGATCTATTATAAGATCAGGTATGAGCTGGATAGTACCCGCAATGATTACCGGTCGGCGCTCAATAACTATAAAGCCTATACGGAGCGCAATATGGAATTTTTCAACCTGGAGAAATCCAGGCAGATATCCCGCAGCCAGGAAAAGTACGAAGCAGAGAAAAAGCAAAAGGAGAACATCTTACTAAAAAAAGAACAACAGATACACCTCGCCACCATACAGCAACAGCGCATGCTGGTGTTTTCTGCTACCCTGCTGTTTATCATTCTGCTGGTCATTACGTTTATGCTGTACCGTATGTTTAAAAAGCAAAAGCTGCTTACCCGTGAACTCAACAGCAAAAACCAGGAAGTGTCTCTTCAAAACCATATTATCCTTGAGCAGAATACAACATTGGAAAGTCTGAACCAGGTAAAGGATAAAATCTTCTCTGTGATTTCCCATGACCTGCGTTCTCCGCTGGCGATCCTGGAAGGCCTGCTGTTTCTGCTGCGCGATGAAAGGATCACGCAGGAGCAGTTTAAGTTTTATTCAGATGAGTTATGGAGAGATGTAAAAAATACCTCCTACATGATGGATAATATGCTGCAATGGGCCAGCAACCAGATGAAAGGCATTGGTGTCAGGGCAGATGATTTTGATATATTGCTCCTGCTTAACCAGGAATTTGAACTGCTGCAGACACTGGCCAAACAGAAAGATGTTTCCTTACAGCATGAACTATCGGGATCGTTGATGGTATATGCCGACCCTGAAATGATCAGGATGGTATTGCGTAACCTGATCAGCAATGCGATCAAGTTTACCCCCGGCGGCGGTAAGATATCTGTGAGCGCCAGAATAGACCGGACTTTCGCTGAGGTCATCGTTCGTGATAATGGTACCGGCATACCGTTAGAAAACCAGCACCGTATCTTCTCCAATATTTACTACAGCACATCCGGCACGCAAAACGAAAAGGGCTGCGGGCTAGGGCTTCATCTCTCCAAAGATTTTGTAGAACGCAACCATGGCCGGATATGGTTTCATAGTACACCAGGAAACGGTAGCAGCTTCTCTTTCACCGTACCTCTCTCCGATGAAGCCGACACTAACTCCCGCGGCTATACGGTTGTTATCCAGGACCAGGGGAGCAATGGAATGAGCATTGTAAAATAA
- a CDS encoding Lrp/AsnC family transcriptional regulator, which produces MDILDKTDRRILQVLQEDARLNTKEIAHKIGLSVTPTYERLKKIEKLGIIKKNVALLDGEKLGKTMVAYCNVSLQLHSLPLLRKFEAAIHRHEEVMECYHVAGNYDYLLKIVVDDMKSYQQFITTKLAAIENIANVHSSFVMTEIKNSTAFSL; this is translated from the coding sequence ATGGACATACTGGATAAAACAGACCGCCGGATATTACAGGTATTACAGGAAGATGCCCGGTTAAATACCAAAGAAATAGCCCATAAGATCGGCCTTTCTGTTACGCCCACCTATGAGCGGCTGAAGAAAATCGAGAAGCTGGGAATCATAAAAAAGAATGTAGCCCTGCTGGATGGTGAGAAGCTGGGAAAGACAATGGTGGCGTATTGCAACGTTTCCCTTCAACTGCATTCCCTGCCTTTGCTCCGTAAGTTTGAAGCGGCTATTCACCGCCACGAAGAAGTAATGGAATGCTATCACGTAGCGGGCAACTATGACTACTTATTAAAAATTGTGGTAGACGATATGAAGAGCTATCAGCAGTTTATAACCACTAAACTGGCTGCCATAGAAAATATTGCGAACGTGCATAGCTCCTTCGTAATGACGGAAATTAAAAACAGTACTGCGTTTTCGTTGTAG
- a CDS encoding histidine decarboxylase, with protein sequence MNDFKLSAADTTRLQTLLDTVANGTAGFLGYPVSKDFDYSPLMPFLQYPLNNLGDPFIPSTYAVGSRDLEKEVVAFFAQLFRAPANDWWGYVTNGGSEGNLYALYLARELYPKAMVYYSAATHYSVQKNIHLLNMPAIVVRTQDNGEMDYDDLENTISMNRQLPVIILANIGTTMTEARDDVKRIREILDKTAIRQFYIHADGALSGSYSGFLENRPAFDFADGAHSIAISGHKFIGSPVPCGVVIAHKSYRDRIARSVAYIGTMDTTITGSRNGHSPLFLWYALKRYGIEGMRARAMAALEVAAYATSRLREIGVAAWRNPDTLTVVFPEPPASIRNKWQLASENGWSHIICMPGVTKALIDTFIHEMETAMPEAPQEQLYNMSFV encoded by the coding sequence ATGAACGACTTTAAGTTGTCTGCGGCCGACACAACGCGGTTACAGACATTGTTGGATACTGTAGCAAATGGTACGGCCGGCTTCCTGGGATATCCGGTTTCGAAGGATTTTGATTATTCGCCGCTGATGCCATTTTTGCAATACCCGCTCAACAACCTGGGCGACCCTTTCATTCCATCTACATATGCAGTTGGTTCCAGAGACCTGGAAAAAGAAGTAGTCGCATTTTTTGCGCAGCTTTTCCGGGCTCCGGCCAACGACTGGTGGGGATATGTTACCAACGGCGGGTCTGAAGGCAATCTCTATGCCTTATACCTGGCCAGGGAGCTATACCCCAAAGCGATGGTATATTATTCCGCTGCCACCCATTATAGTGTTCAGAAAAATATTCATCTGCTCAATATGCCAGCCATCGTAGTGCGCACACAGGACAACGGTGAAATGGATTATGATGACCTGGAGAATACGATTTCCATGAACCGTCAGTTGCCGGTGATCATTCTGGCTAATATTGGCACCACCATGACAGAGGCAAGGGATGACGTGAAGCGTATCAGGGAGATCCTGGACAAAACGGCGATACGTCAGTTTTATATACATGCCGACGGCGCTTTGTCCGGCAGCTACAGTGGTTTCCTGGAAAACAGGCCGGCTTTCGACTTTGCCGATGGTGCTCATAGTATTGCTATCAGCGGTCATAAATTTATTGGCTCTCCCGTGCCGTGTGGCGTGGTGATTGCGCACAAGTCGTACCGCGACCGCATTGCCCGTTCCGTGGCCTATATCGGCACGATGGACACAACGATCACCGGCAGCCGGAATGGCCATAGTCCGTTGTTTCTATGGTATGCATTGAAGCGTTATGGCATTGAAGGCATGCGTGCAAGGGCAATGGCAGCGCTGGAAGTAGCGGCATATGCCACGAGTCGCCTACGGGAAATTGGTGTGGCAGCATGGCGCAACCCGGATACGTTAACCGTCGTATTTCCGGAGCCTCCGGCCAGCATCAGGAACAAGTGGCAGCTGGCTTCAGAGAATGGCTGGTCACATATAATCTGTATGCCTGGCGTAACGAAAGCGCTGATAGATACCTTTATTCATGAAATGGAAACTGCGATGCCGGAAGCACCGCAGGAACAGCTGTACAATATGAGTTTTGTTTAA
- a CDS encoding NAD(P)H-dependent oxidoreductase, translating to MSLIEHLNWRYATKSYDPTKKVSEENVTKIVEAARLAPTSSGLQQFRILVITNQELKEKIVPLAWGQEIVADCSHLLVFAAWDNYTEERIDTVYDRTTDERGLPRGRFSSYTDKIKGMYLPQEAHTNFIHTARQSYIGFGLAIAQAAELKVDATPMEGFDNDALDALLDLRSHGLRSVTMLPLGYRKEDTDWLVNMKKVRIPSTEFVIELK from the coding sequence ATGTCATTAATTGAGCATTTAAATTGGAGATACGCAACGAAAAGCTATGATCCAACGAAGAAAGTAAGTGAGGAAAATGTGACGAAGATTGTTGAAGCAGCGCGACTGGCACCAACTTCGTCAGGACTACAACAATTCAGGATTCTGGTAATTACCAACCAGGAACTGAAAGAAAAAATCGTTCCGTTGGCTTGGGGTCAGGAAATTGTGGCAGATTGCTCACACCTGCTGGTATTTGCCGCCTGGGACAACTACACAGAAGAAAGAATTGATACTGTATACGACAGAACTACCGACGAAAGAGGCTTGCCACGCGGTCGCTTCTCCAGCTATACAGATAAGATCAAAGGCATGTACCTGCCACAGGAAGCGCACACTAACTTTATCCATACTGCACGTCAGTCGTACATAGGTTTCGGCCTCGCCATCGCACAGGCAGCAGAGCTTAAAGTAGATGCCACACCGATGGAAGGTTTTGACAATGATGCACTGGATGCCTTACTGGACCTCCGTTCCCACGGACTAAGAAGTGTTACGATGCTGCCACTGGGCTACCGCAAAGAGGACACAGACTGGCTCGTTAATATGAAGAAGGTACGCATCCCTTCAACAGAATTTGTTATCGAGTTAAAATAA